One window of the Pseudomonas sihuiensis genome contains the following:
- a CDS encoding YbaK/EbsC family protein — MSLASVRAFFAAKAPDITIIELQTSTATVALAAEAHGVAPGQIAKTLAFRIAERDVLIVARGDARIDNRKMKECFGAKARMLDAQTVVELTSHPVGGVCPFGLATPLSVYCDRSLLAFDEVLPAAGATHSAVRIAPQRMAELVDAEWIDVCQEVETETC, encoded by the coding sequence ATGAGCCTGGCCTCTGTCCGCGCCTTCTTCGCCGCCAAGGCGCCCGACATCACGATCATCGAGCTGCAGACCAGCACCGCCACCGTGGCGCTGGCTGCCGAAGCGCATGGCGTGGCGCCAGGGCAGATCGCCAAAACCTTGGCCTTCCGCATCGCCGAGCGTGACGTGTTGATCGTCGCCCGTGGCGATGCGCGTATCGACAACCGCAAGATGAAGGAATGCTTCGGTGCCAAGGCACGCATGCTCGATGCGCAGACCGTGGTCGAACTGACCAGCCACCCGGTGGGCGGCGTCTGCCCATTCGGCCTGGCCACACCGCTCAGCGTCTATTGCGACCGCTCGCTGCTGGCCTTCGATGAAGTGCTGCCGGCCGCCGGCGCCACCCACAGCGCGGTGCGTATCGCCCCGCAGCGCATGGCCGAATTGGTCGATGCCGAATGGATTGACGTGTGCCAGGAAGTGGAAACGGAAACCTGCTGA
- a CDS encoding MBL fold metallo-hydrolase, which translates to MRTLTTLTGNSQKLDGGAMFGNAPKALWQRWMPADELNRIDLGCRALLVQEDARNILVETGIGAFFSPELKQRFGVQEAHHVLLDELAKLGLSDADIDIVVLTHLHFDHAGGLLAAWQDGEQARLLFPNARFVTGRRQWQRACTPHARDKASYIPELLTLLEASGRLHLIDETDSCALLGTDWRLHWSDGHTPGQLLPEVAMPGGPVVFPGDLIPGAPWVHLPITMGYDRFPEGLIEEKEALLADLVARGGRLVFTHDPDVAMGRVTRDEKGRYGLDETAKAAHRLAN; encoded by the coding sequence ATGCGAACCCTGACCACCCTGACCGGCAACAGCCAGAAACTCGATGGCGGCGCCATGTTCGGCAACGCACCCAAGGCCCTTTGGCAACGCTGGATGCCGGCCGACGAACTGAACCGCATCGACCTCGGCTGCCGCGCCCTGCTGGTGCAGGAAGACGCGCGCAATATCCTGGTGGAAACCGGCATCGGCGCCTTCTTCAGCCCCGAGCTGAAACAGCGCTTCGGCGTGCAGGAAGCGCATCACGTCCTGCTCGATGAACTGGCGAAACTCGGCCTGAGCGATGCCGATATCGATATCGTCGTGCTCACCCACCTGCACTTCGACCATGCCGGCGGCCTGCTCGCCGCCTGGCAGGATGGCGAACAGGCACGCCTGCTGTTTCCCAACGCGCGCTTCGTCACCGGTCGACGCCAGTGGCAGCGAGCCTGCACGCCACACGCCCGCGACAAGGCCTCCTATATCCCGGAGCTGCTGACTCTGCTGGAAGCCAGCGGACGCCTGCATCTGATCGATGAAACCGACAGTTGCGCACTGCTCGGCACCGACTGGCGCCTGCACTGGAGCGACGGCCACACGCCGGGCCAACTACTGCCGGAAGTGGCCATGCCGGGCGGGCCGGTGGTGTTTCCCGGGGACCTGATCCCTGGCGCGCCCTGGGTGCACCTGCCGATCACCATGGGTTACGACCGTTTCCCTGAAGGCCTGATCGAGGAGAAGGAGGCGCTGCTGGCCGACCTGGTCGCCCGCGGCGGCCGTTTGGTATTCACCCACGACCCCGACGTGGCCATGGGTCGGGTGACGCGAGACGAAAAAGGTCGCTACGGGCTCGATGAGACAGCAAAAGCAGCCCATCGGCTGGCAAACTGA
- a CDS encoding acyl-CoA dehydrogenase C-terminal domain-containing protein — translation MPEFNAPLRDMRFVLHEVFQAPSLWARLPALAETVDADTADAILEEAAKVTGTLIAPLNRSGDEEGAQWEGGNVRTPAGFREAYATYTEGGWVGLSGNPNYGGMGMPKMLAVAFEEMLYAAGSSFALYSALSSGACLAIDAHASEELKTTYLPPMYEGRWAGSMCLTEAHAGTDLGIIRTRAEPQADGSYTITGSKIFITGGEQDLTENIIHLVLAKLPDAPAGPKGISLFLVPKVIVNADGSLGARNAVSCGSIEHKMGIKASSTCVMNFDGATGYLIGEVNKGLAAMFTMMNYERLSIGIQGIGCAEASYQSAVSYARERIQSRAATGPVAKDKIADPIIVHADVRRMLLTMKALNEGGRAFACYVGQQLDLAKYAEDAEERQNAEALVALLTPVAKAFFTDTGLESCVHGQQVFGGHGYIREWGQEQLVRDVRIAQIYEGTNGIQALDLLGRKVVANGGAALRLFAGEVRDFAHAHESPFGDRLIEALERLEAVSGWLLEQAKVDPNSVGAASVEYLHLFGYVAYAYMWARMAAVAQNKQTENEAFYGGKLATAEFFFARLLPRTLSLEASIRGGSQPLYGLAAEQF, via the coding sequence ATGCCCGAATTCAACGCCCCGCTGCGCGATATGCGCTTCGTCCTCCATGAAGTCTTCCAGGCGCCGAGCCTGTGGGCACGCCTGCCGGCCCTGGCGGAAACCGTCGATGCCGACACTGCCGACGCCATACTCGAAGAAGCGGCCAAGGTCACAGGCACGCTGATCGCCCCGCTGAATCGCAGCGGCGACGAGGAAGGCGCGCAGTGGGAGGGTGGCAACGTGCGCACCCCGGCCGGTTTCCGCGAAGCCTACGCCACCTACACCGAAGGTGGCTGGGTGGGCCTGTCCGGCAACCCGAATTACGGCGGCATGGGCATGCCCAAGATGCTCGCCGTGGCCTTCGAGGAGATGCTCTACGCCGCCGGCTCCAGCTTCGCGCTGTATTCCGCGCTGAGCTCCGGCGCCTGCCTGGCCATCGACGCCCACGCCAGCGAAGAACTCAAGACCACCTACCTGCCGCCGATGTACGAGGGCCGCTGGGCTGGCTCCATGTGCCTGACCGAGGCCCATGCCGGCACCGATCTGGGCATCATCAGAACCCGCGCCGAGCCGCAGGCCGACGGCAGCTACACGATCACCGGCAGCAAGATCTTCATTACCGGTGGAGAACAGGACCTGACCGAGAACATCATCCATCTGGTGCTGGCCAAGCTGCCGGACGCACCGGCCGGGCCGAAGGGCATCTCGCTGTTTCTGGTGCCCAAGGTGATAGTCAACGCCGATGGCAGCCTCGGTGCACGCAACGCCGTGAGTTGCGGCTCGATCGAACACAAGATGGGTATCAAGGCATCAAGCACCTGCGTGATGAATTTCGACGGCGCCACCGGCTACCTGATCGGTGAGGTCAACAAGGGCCTGGCGGCGATGTTCACCATGATGAACTACGAGCGCCTGTCCATCGGCATCCAGGGCATCGGCTGCGCCGAGGCGTCCTATCAGTCGGCCGTCAGCTACGCCCGCGAACGTATCCAGAGCCGCGCCGCCACTGGCCCGGTGGCGAAGGACAAGATCGCCGACCCGATCATCGTCCATGCCGACGTACGCCGCATGCTGCTGACCATGAAGGCGCTGAACGAGGGCGGTCGTGCCTTCGCCTGCTACGTTGGCCAGCAGCTCGATCTGGCCAAGTACGCCGAGGATGCCGAGGAACGGCAGAACGCCGAAGCACTGGTCGCCCTGCTCACCCCGGTGGCCAAGGCCTTCTTCACCGACACCGGGCTGGAAAGCTGCGTGCACGGCCAGCAGGTATTCGGCGGCCACGGCTACATCCGCGAATGGGGCCAGGAGCAACTGGTGCGCGACGTGCGCATCGCGCAGATCTACGAGGGCACCAACGGCATCCAGGCACTCGACCTGCTCGGACGCAAGGTGGTGGCCAACGGCGGCGCCGCGCTGCGCCTGTTCGCCGGCGAGGTGCGCGACTTCGCCCATGCCCATGAATCGCCCTTCGGTGATCGCCTGATAGAAGCGCTGGAACGCCTGGAAGCGGTCAGCGGCTGGCTGCTGGAGCAGGCCAAGGTTGATCCCAACTCGGTCGGCGCCGCCTCGGTGGAGTACCTGCACCTGTTCGGCTACGTCGCCTACGCCTACATGTGGGCGCGCATGGCCGCGGTGGCGCAGAACAAGCAGACAGAGAATGAAGCCTTCTACGGCGGCAAGCTCGCCACCGCCGAGTTCTTCTTCGCCCGCCTGCTACCGCGTACCCTGAGCCTGGAAGCGAGCATTCGTGGTGGTAGCCAGCCGCTTTACGGTCTGGCCGCCGAGCAGTTTTAG
- a CDS encoding DUF2845 domain-containing protein, translating to MSIVSRCVLGSVLTLSLLPVAEASMRCGTALVYEGERSVEVLRKCGEPDQREVTPPSSPQGGGVTVEQWMYGPRNGVYRYLRFLDGKLVEIRGERG from the coding sequence ATGTCCATTGTGAGTCGCTGTGTGTTGGGAAGCGTCCTCACCTTGTCGTTGCTGCCGGTTGCAGAGGCCTCCATGCGCTGCGGTACCGCCCTGGTTTACGAGGGCGAGCGTAGCGTCGAGGTGTTGCGCAAATGCGGTGAACCCGATCAGCGTGAGGTGACGCCACCCAGCAGTCCACAGGGTGGCGGCGTGACAGTCGAGCAATGGATGTATGGGCCTCGCAATGGCGTCTATCGCTACCTGCGTTTTCTCGATGGCAAGCTGGTGGAAATAAGGGGCGAGCGCGGATGA
- a CDS encoding YceK/YidQ family lipoprotein, with protein MRRTLALTLLLALSLTGCATVRTLDAAKPGAPVVYAGTRLDWYTINGGCCPLDRFGAEAPRYPGLDLPASALLDTLLLPFSLATALGVSLGVSGGL; from the coding sequence ATGAGACGGACTTTGGCACTCACTCTGCTGCTGGCGCTGAGCCTGACCGGCTGCGCCACCGTGCGCACGCTGGATGCGGCCAAGCCCGGTGCCCCTGTGGTTTATGCCGGGACGCGGCTGGATTGGTACACGATCAATGGCGGCTGCTGCCCGCTGGATCGTTTCGGCGCCGAGGCGCCGCGTTATCCTGGATTGGATCTGCCGGCCAGTGCGCTGCTCGATACCCTGCTGTTGCCGTTTTCGCTGGCCACGGCGCTGGGTGTCAGCCTAGGTGTCAGCGGCGGGTTGTAG